The Xiphias gladius isolate SHS-SW01 ecotype Sanya breed wild chromosome 9, ASM1685928v1, whole genome shotgun sequence genome window below encodes:
- the a1cf gene encoding APOBEC1 complementation factor isoform X1: protein MESNQKASGDGVMGTQKEAALRALTQRTGYQLRQENGQRRYGGPPPGWDGPPPERGSEIFVGKLPRDLFEDELVPLCEKFGKIYEVRMMMDFNGNNRGYAFVTFSNKQEARAAMKQLNNYEIRNGRLLGVCASVDNCRLFVGGIPKTKKREEILSEMRKVTEGVMEVIVYPSAADKSKNRGFAFVEYESHRAAAMARRKLLPGRIQLWGHAIAVDWAEPEVEVDEDTMATVKILYVRNLMLQTTEETIEKEFNSLKPGAVERVKKIRDYAFVHFTQREDAVNAMNALNGKVVDGSPIEVTLAKPVDKDSYVRYTRGTGGRGGSLLQPDYTAYTLGQVYDPSAAYLGAPVFYTPQAYAAIPGQFRFPAAKAHVGGRGLVRTPSVREIYMTVPVGAAGVRGLGGRGYLAYATGGGTMGRGGGASYGLKADKQAEEKLYDLLPGMELTPMNPAAMSLKAAAIKPAPQVLEELCQKNNWGQPVYQLHSAIGPDQRQLFLYKITVPALATQYPNVHPFTPAKLCAAVEEAKIHAAEHTLQTLGLQTEGAADASCATAAAVASVAYPGYTLASPASTAVASQLKQAVSLGQDLTAYTTYEGYPAFAVATRHTDGYGVF from the exons ATGGAATCCAATCAGAAAGCAAGCGGGGACGGAGTGATGGGGACGCAGAAGGAGGCAGCGCTCCGTGCGCTCACGCAACGCACAGGATACCAACTGCGGCAG GAGAACGGCCAGCGGCGGTATGGCGGACCACCGCCTGGCTGGGACGGCCCACCACCAGAGAGGGGCAGCGAGATCTTTGTGGGGAAACTACCGAGAGACCTGTTTGAAGACGAACTGGTTCCACTGTGTGAGAAG TTCGGGAAGATCTACGAGGTGAGGATGATGATGGACTTTAACGGAAACAACAGAGGTTACGCCTTTGTCACCTTCAGCAACAAACAAGAGGCCAGAGCAGCCATGAAGCAGCTTAACAACTATGAGATCAG GAATGGCCGCCTCCTCGGTGTTTGTGCCAGCGTCGACAACTGCCGTCTGTTTGTGGGAGGGATTCCCAAAACCAAGAAGCGTGAAGAAATCCTGTCTGAGATGAGAAAGGTCACTGAAGGGGTCATGGAGGTCATTGTGTACCCCAGCGCCGCCGACAAATCCAAGAACCGAGGCTTCGCTTTCGTGGAGTACGAGAGCCACCGAGCAGCCGCCATGGCCCGTCGCAAACTGCTGCCAG GTCGTATTCAGCTATGGGGTCATGCCATCGCCGTGGACTGGGCGGAGCCAGAGGTGGAGGTTGATGAGGATACCATGGCAACTGTCAAGATCCTGTACGTAAGGAACCTGATGCTGCAGACCACAGAGGAGACCATCGAGAAAGAGTTCAACAGCCTCAAACCAG gtgCAGTGGAGCGAGTGAAGAAGATCAGAGACTACGCCTTCGTCCACTTCACTCAGAGAGAAGACGCCGTCAACGCCATGAACGCTCTCAACGGAAAG GTGGTGGACGGGTCTCCTATTGAGGTGACTCTGGCCAAGCCGGTGGACAAGGACAGTTATGTTCGTTACACCAGAGGGACCGGAGGACGAGGAGGATCTCTGCTGCAGCCCGACTACACTGCCTACACTCTGGGACAG gtgTACGACCCCTCGGCGGCGTATCTCGGCGCGCCCGTGTTTTACACCCCCCAGGCCTACGCTGCCATACCAGGTCAGTTTCGCTTCCCGGCGGCCAAAGCTCACGTTGGAGGTCGAGGTCTGGTCAGGACGCCGTCTGTCAGAG AAATTTACATGACTGTACCTGTAGGGGCTGCGGGGGTGCGGGGGCTGGGTGGGCGGGGCTACCTGGCCTACGCCACCGGGGGAGGAACCATGGGTCGAGGCGGCGGCGCCTCCTATGGCCTGAAGGCAGACAAGCAGGCTGAGGAGAAGCTGTACGACCTGCTGCCGGGCATGGAGCTGACACCCATGAACCCTGCCGCCATGAGCCTGAAGGCTGCCGCCATCAAACCTGCACCACAG gtCTTGGAGGAGCTGTGTCAAAAGAATAACTGGGGTCAGCCCGTCTATCAGCTCCACTCTGCCATTGGTCCAGACCAGAGACAACTGTTCCTCTACAAGATCACTGTACCAGCTCTGGCTACACAGTATCCCAATGT CCACCCCTTCACCCCCGCTAAGCTGTGTGCGGCTGTGGAAGAAGCTAAGATCCATGCAGCCGAGCACACCCTGCAGACGCTCGGTCTACAGACAGAGGGCGCCGCCGACGCCAGCTGCGCTACTGCTGCCGCTGTGGCCTCAGTAGCCTACCCAG GTTACACTCTTGCCAGCCCGGCGTCGACGGCGGTCGCCTCCCAGCTGAAGCAGGCTGTCTCCCTGGGTCAGGACCTGACCGCCTACACCACTTACGAGGGCTACCCCGCCTTCGCCGTGGCGACGCGCCACACCGACGGATACGGCGTTTTTTAG
- the a1cf gene encoding APOBEC1 complementation factor isoform X2 translates to MESNQKASGDGVMGTQKEAALRALTQRTGYQLRQENGQRRYGGPPPGWDGPPPERGSEIFVGKLPRDLFEDELVPLCEKFGKIYEVRMMMDFNGNNRGYAFVTFSNKQEARAAMKQLNNYEIRNGRLLGVCASVDNCRLFVGGIPKTKKREEILSEMRKVTEGVMEVIVYPSAADKSKNRGFAFVEYESHRAAAMARRKLLPGRIQLWGHAIAVDWAEPEVEVDEDTMATVKILYVRNLMLQTTEETIEKEFNSLKPGAVERVKKIRDYAFVHFTQREDAVNAMNALNGKVVDGSPIEVTLAKPVDKDSYVRYTRGTGGRGGSLLQPDYTAYTLGQVYDPSAAYLGAPVFYTPQAYAAIPGQFRFPAAKAHVGGRGLVRTPSVREIYMTVPVGAAGVRGLGGRGYLAYATGGGTMGRGGGASYGLKADKQAEEKLYDLLPGMELTPMNPAAMSLKAAAIKPAPQVLEELCQKNNWGQPVYQLHSAIGPDQRQLFLYKITVPALATQYPNVHPFTPAKLCAAVEEAKIHAAEHTLQTLGLQTEGAADASCATAAAVASVAYPGM, encoded by the exons ATGGAATCCAATCAGAAAGCAAGCGGGGACGGAGTGATGGGGACGCAGAAGGAGGCAGCGCTCCGTGCGCTCACGCAACGCACAGGATACCAACTGCGGCAG GAGAACGGCCAGCGGCGGTATGGCGGACCACCGCCTGGCTGGGACGGCCCACCACCAGAGAGGGGCAGCGAGATCTTTGTGGGGAAACTACCGAGAGACCTGTTTGAAGACGAACTGGTTCCACTGTGTGAGAAG TTCGGGAAGATCTACGAGGTGAGGATGATGATGGACTTTAACGGAAACAACAGAGGTTACGCCTTTGTCACCTTCAGCAACAAACAAGAGGCCAGAGCAGCCATGAAGCAGCTTAACAACTATGAGATCAG GAATGGCCGCCTCCTCGGTGTTTGTGCCAGCGTCGACAACTGCCGTCTGTTTGTGGGAGGGATTCCCAAAACCAAGAAGCGTGAAGAAATCCTGTCTGAGATGAGAAAGGTCACTGAAGGGGTCATGGAGGTCATTGTGTACCCCAGCGCCGCCGACAAATCCAAGAACCGAGGCTTCGCTTTCGTGGAGTACGAGAGCCACCGAGCAGCCGCCATGGCCCGTCGCAAACTGCTGCCAG GTCGTATTCAGCTATGGGGTCATGCCATCGCCGTGGACTGGGCGGAGCCAGAGGTGGAGGTTGATGAGGATACCATGGCAACTGTCAAGATCCTGTACGTAAGGAACCTGATGCTGCAGACCACAGAGGAGACCATCGAGAAAGAGTTCAACAGCCTCAAACCAG gtgCAGTGGAGCGAGTGAAGAAGATCAGAGACTACGCCTTCGTCCACTTCACTCAGAGAGAAGACGCCGTCAACGCCATGAACGCTCTCAACGGAAAG GTGGTGGACGGGTCTCCTATTGAGGTGACTCTGGCCAAGCCGGTGGACAAGGACAGTTATGTTCGTTACACCAGAGGGACCGGAGGACGAGGAGGATCTCTGCTGCAGCCCGACTACACTGCCTACACTCTGGGACAG gtgTACGACCCCTCGGCGGCGTATCTCGGCGCGCCCGTGTTTTACACCCCCCAGGCCTACGCTGCCATACCAGGTCAGTTTCGCTTCCCGGCGGCCAAAGCTCACGTTGGAGGTCGAGGTCTGGTCAGGACGCCGTCTGTCAGAG AAATTTACATGACTGTACCTGTAGGGGCTGCGGGGGTGCGGGGGCTGGGTGGGCGGGGCTACCTGGCCTACGCCACCGGGGGAGGAACCATGGGTCGAGGCGGCGGCGCCTCCTATGGCCTGAAGGCAGACAAGCAGGCTGAGGAGAAGCTGTACGACCTGCTGCCGGGCATGGAGCTGACACCCATGAACCCTGCCGCCATGAGCCTGAAGGCTGCCGCCATCAAACCTGCACCACAG gtCTTGGAGGAGCTGTGTCAAAAGAATAACTGGGGTCAGCCCGTCTATCAGCTCCACTCTGCCATTGGTCCAGACCAGAGACAACTGTTCCTCTACAAGATCACTGTACCAGCTCTGGCTACACAGTATCCCAATGT CCACCCCTTCACCCCCGCTAAGCTGTGTGCGGCTGTGGAAGAAGCTAAGATCCATGCAGCCGAGCACACCCTGCAGACGCTCGGTCTACAGACAGAGGGCGCCGCCGACGCCAGCTGCGCTACTGCTGCCGCTGTGGCCTCAGTAGCCTACCCAGGTATGTGA
- the a1cf gene encoding APOBEC1 complementation factor isoform X4 — MESNQKASGDGVMGTQKEAALRALTQRTGYQLRQENGQRRYGGPPPGWDGPPPERGSEIFVGKLPRDLFEDELVPLCEKFGKIYEVRMMMDFNGNNRGYAFVTFSNKQEARAAMKQLNNYEIRNGRLLGVCASVDNCRLFVGGIPKTKKREEILSEMRKVTEGVMEVIVYPSAADKSKNRGFAFVEYESHRAAAMARRKLLPGRIQLWGHAIAVDWAEPEVEVDEDTMATVKILYVRNLMLQTTEETIEKEFNSLKPGAVERVKKIRDYAFVHFTQREDAVNAMNALNGKVVDGSPIEVTLAKPVDKDSYVRYTRGTGGRGGSLLQPDYTAYTLGQVYDPSAAYLGAPVFYTPQAYAAIPGQFRFPAAKAHVGGRGLVRTPSVRGEGGRTLLSSGSLTEEPECETSPLVADRDARRAHVHSLTCMFRKQLSAVSRLVLYHSRSHMVLQTNNTCTLWSQVVFFRSLSTETKNVTLTLGIFSECFFFARIFSC; from the exons ATGGAATCCAATCAGAAAGCAAGCGGGGACGGAGTGATGGGGACGCAGAAGGAGGCAGCGCTCCGTGCGCTCACGCAACGCACAGGATACCAACTGCGGCAG GAGAACGGCCAGCGGCGGTATGGCGGACCACCGCCTGGCTGGGACGGCCCACCACCAGAGAGGGGCAGCGAGATCTTTGTGGGGAAACTACCGAGAGACCTGTTTGAAGACGAACTGGTTCCACTGTGTGAGAAG TTCGGGAAGATCTACGAGGTGAGGATGATGATGGACTTTAACGGAAACAACAGAGGTTACGCCTTTGTCACCTTCAGCAACAAACAAGAGGCCAGAGCAGCCATGAAGCAGCTTAACAACTATGAGATCAG GAATGGCCGCCTCCTCGGTGTTTGTGCCAGCGTCGACAACTGCCGTCTGTTTGTGGGAGGGATTCCCAAAACCAAGAAGCGTGAAGAAATCCTGTCTGAGATGAGAAAGGTCACTGAAGGGGTCATGGAGGTCATTGTGTACCCCAGCGCCGCCGACAAATCCAAGAACCGAGGCTTCGCTTTCGTGGAGTACGAGAGCCACCGAGCAGCCGCCATGGCCCGTCGCAAACTGCTGCCAG GTCGTATTCAGCTATGGGGTCATGCCATCGCCGTGGACTGGGCGGAGCCAGAGGTGGAGGTTGATGAGGATACCATGGCAACTGTCAAGATCCTGTACGTAAGGAACCTGATGCTGCAGACCACAGAGGAGACCATCGAGAAAGAGTTCAACAGCCTCAAACCAG gtgCAGTGGAGCGAGTGAAGAAGATCAGAGACTACGCCTTCGTCCACTTCACTCAGAGAGAAGACGCCGTCAACGCCATGAACGCTCTCAACGGAAAG GTGGTGGACGGGTCTCCTATTGAGGTGACTCTGGCCAAGCCGGTGGACAAGGACAGTTATGTTCGTTACACCAGAGGGACCGGAGGACGAGGAGGATCTCTGCTGCAGCCCGACTACACTGCCTACACTCTGGGACAG gtgTACGACCCCTCGGCGGCGTATCTCGGCGCGCCCGTGTTTTACACCCCCCAGGCCTACGCTGCCATACCAGGTCAGTTTCGCTTCCCGGCGGCCAAAGCTCACGTTGGAGGTCGAGGTCTGGTCAGGACGCCGTCTGTCAGAGGTGAGGGCGGACGCACTTTGCTCAGCTCAGGGTCTTTAACAGAAGAACCTGAATGTGAAACTTCTCCACTGGTAGCAGACAGAGATGCAAGGCGAGCTCACGTCCACTCTTTGACGTGCATGTTTAGAAAGCAGCTTTCAGCTGTTTCCCGTTTGGTTTTATATCACAGCCGGTCCCACATGGTTTTACAGACCAACAACACCTGCACTTTATGGAGCCAGGTCGTCTTCTTTAGGTCATTgagcacagaaacaaaaaacgtGACGTTAACACTCGGCATCTTCTCTGAGTGCTTTTTCTTTGCTCGAATATTCTCatgttaa
- the a1cf gene encoding APOBEC1 complementation factor isoform X3 — protein MMMDFNGNNRGYAFVTFSNKQEARAAMKQLNNYEIRNGRLLGVCASVDNCRLFVGGIPKTKKREEILSEMRKVTEGVMEVIVYPSAADKSKNRGFAFVEYESHRAAAMARRKLLPGRIQLWGHAIAVDWAEPEVEVDEDTMATVKILYVRNLMLQTTEETIEKEFNSLKPGAVERVKKIRDYAFVHFTQREDAVNAMNALNGKVVDGSPIEVTLAKPVDKDSYVRYTRGTGGRGGSLLQPDYTAYTLGQVYDPSAAYLGAPVFYTPQAYAAIPGQFRFPAAKAHVGGRGLVRTPSVREIYMTVPVGAAGVRGLGGRGYLAYATGGGTMGRGGGASYGLKADKQAEEKLYDLLPGMELTPMNPAAMSLKAAAIKPAPQVLEELCQKNNWGQPVYQLHSAIGPDQRQLFLYKITVPALATQYPNVHPFTPAKLCAAVEEAKIHAAEHTLQTLGLQTEGAADASCATAAAVASVAYPGYTLASPASTAVASQLKQAVSLGQDLTAYTTYEGYPAFAVATRHTDGYGVF, from the exons ATGATGATGGACTTTAACGGAAACAACAGAGGTTACGCCTTTGTCACCTTCAGCAACAAACAAGAGGCCAGAGCAGCCATGAAGCAGCTTAACAACTATGAGATCAG GAATGGCCGCCTCCTCGGTGTTTGTGCCAGCGTCGACAACTGCCGTCTGTTTGTGGGAGGGATTCCCAAAACCAAGAAGCGTGAAGAAATCCTGTCTGAGATGAGAAAGGTCACTGAAGGGGTCATGGAGGTCATTGTGTACCCCAGCGCCGCCGACAAATCCAAGAACCGAGGCTTCGCTTTCGTGGAGTACGAGAGCCACCGAGCAGCCGCCATGGCCCGTCGCAAACTGCTGCCAG GTCGTATTCAGCTATGGGGTCATGCCATCGCCGTGGACTGGGCGGAGCCAGAGGTGGAGGTTGATGAGGATACCATGGCAACTGTCAAGATCCTGTACGTAAGGAACCTGATGCTGCAGACCACAGAGGAGACCATCGAGAAAGAGTTCAACAGCCTCAAACCAG gtgCAGTGGAGCGAGTGAAGAAGATCAGAGACTACGCCTTCGTCCACTTCACTCAGAGAGAAGACGCCGTCAACGCCATGAACGCTCTCAACGGAAAG GTGGTGGACGGGTCTCCTATTGAGGTGACTCTGGCCAAGCCGGTGGACAAGGACAGTTATGTTCGTTACACCAGAGGGACCGGAGGACGAGGAGGATCTCTGCTGCAGCCCGACTACACTGCCTACACTCTGGGACAG gtgTACGACCCCTCGGCGGCGTATCTCGGCGCGCCCGTGTTTTACACCCCCCAGGCCTACGCTGCCATACCAGGTCAGTTTCGCTTCCCGGCGGCCAAAGCTCACGTTGGAGGTCGAGGTCTGGTCAGGACGCCGTCTGTCAGAG AAATTTACATGACTGTACCTGTAGGGGCTGCGGGGGTGCGGGGGCTGGGTGGGCGGGGCTACCTGGCCTACGCCACCGGGGGAGGAACCATGGGTCGAGGCGGCGGCGCCTCCTATGGCCTGAAGGCAGACAAGCAGGCTGAGGAGAAGCTGTACGACCTGCTGCCGGGCATGGAGCTGACACCCATGAACCCTGCCGCCATGAGCCTGAAGGCTGCCGCCATCAAACCTGCACCACAG gtCTTGGAGGAGCTGTGTCAAAAGAATAACTGGGGTCAGCCCGTCTATCAGCTCCACTCTGCCATTGGTCCAGACCAGAGACAACTGTTCCTCTACAAGATCACTGTACCAGCTCTGGCTACACAGTATCCCAATGT CCACCCCTTCACCCCCGCTAAGCTGTGTGCGGCTGTGGAAGAAGCTAAGATCCATGCAGCCGAGCACACCCTGCAGACGCTCGGTCTACAGACAGAGGGCGCCGCCGACGCCAGCTGCGCTACTGCTGCCGCTGTGGCCTCAGTAGCCTACCCAG GTTACACTCTTGCCAGCCCGGCGTCGACGGCGGTCGCCTCCCAGCTGAAGCAGGCTGTCTCCCTGGGTCAGGACCTGACCGCCTACACCACTTACGAGGGCTACCCCGCCTTCGCCGTGGCGACGCGCCACACCGACGGATACGGCGTTTTTTAG
- the LOC120793930 gene encoding phytanoyl-CoA hydroxylase-interacting protein-like, with amino-acid sequence MMEPPHGSLNSPTVELESLQLCDREGTESADSGIGDVDDLPVPQRIHISNITCDSFKIDWDMDSRGRERITHYFIDLNKKESKKENKFKHKDVPTKLVAKTVPLPMTVRGHWFLSPRTEYTVSVQTAAKQPDGDYSVSQWSEVTEFCTADYSTVHLNQLLQKAEAVAGRMLPFAVFYRNQQREYFQQASPSYRSRDAQCRRMLPAVKDNSGSHGSPISGKLEGIFFSCNTEFNTGKPPQDSPYGPFRFQIQADVLFNQNTNVYFGDFYCMYTSYHYVILVLAPDSSEGDVFCKGRLPALDRSDNRFLTCTKEGDGSLSFRHAQDVILEVIYTEPVDLSLGTISQISGHQLMSQSTVNAKKDPSCKICNISVGR; translated from the exons ATGATGGAGCCTCCTCACGGCAGCCTGAACAGTCCGACCGTGGAGCTGGAGAGTCTGCAGCTGTGTGACCGGgaag GCACGGAGTCTGCGGACAGCGGCATCGGGGATGTGGACGACCTGCCGGTTCCTCAGCGGATCCACATCAGTAACATCACCTGTGATTCGTTCAAGATCGACTGGGACATGGACAGCAGAGGCCGAGAGAGGATCACACACTACTTCATCGACCTCAACAAGAAGGAGAGCAAGAAGGAGAACAAGTTCAAACACAAG GACGTGCCGACTAAGCTGGTGGCGAAGACGGTTCCCCTGCCGATGACGGTGAGAGGTCACTGGTTCCTGAGTCCTCGTACAGAGTACACGGTGTCCGTCCAGACGGCCGCCAAGCAGCCAGACGGAGACTACAGCGTTTCTCAGTGGAGCGAGGTCACCGAGTTCTGCACCGCAG ATTACTCCACCGTCCATCTGAACCAGCTGCTGCAGAAGGCCGAGGCCGTCGCCGGCAGGATGCTGCCGTTCGCCGTCTTCTACAGAAACCAGCAGAGGGAGTACTTCCAACaagccag CCCCTCTTATCGTTCCAGAGACGCTCAGTGCCGTCGGATGCTGCCGGCGGTTAAAGACAACAGCGGCAGCCACGGGTCGCCCATCAGCGGCAAACTGGAGGGGATCTTCTTCAGCTGCAACACAGAGTTCAACACAGGAAAACCCCCCCAGGACTCCCCGTATGGACCCTTCCGCTTCCAG ATCCAAGCAGACGTCCTGTTCAACCAAAACACCAATGTCTACTTTGGGGATTTCTACTGCATGTACACGTCCTACCACTACGTCATCCTGGTCCTGGCTCCCGACAGCTCCGAAGGGGACGTCTTCTGTAAAGGGAGGCTGCCGGCCCTGGACAGATCCGACAACCGCTTCCTGACCTGCACCAAGGAGGGTGACGGCTCACTGTCTTTCCGTCACGCTCAGGACGTCATCCTGGAGGTGATCTACACGGAACCGGTGGATCTGTCTTTGGGAACCATATCGCAGATCAGCGGCCACCAACTGATGAGTCAGTCCACGGTCAACGCCAAGAAAGACCCCAGCTGCAAGATCTGCAACATCAGTGTGGGACGTTAA